The stretch of DNA tcacctcctccaccctgtgcctcctcttccttctctgctCATCACTCCCTTCTTTCCTCGCCTTCATCTTTGACTCCTCCTTTCCCACGTCTCCCTCCACTCTTATCTACCCCTTCACCACCTCCttgttctcctgctcctcttcctcgtctccttcatcatcactcttcacctcctcgtccttcagaactttgtcctcctctcttctcctcctctgcacaaaTCACTCCATTACTactttctgctcctcctcctgtttctcctctgcttcctctttaCCCCGTCTTgcctccttcagctcctcctcttgctcctcctccccccagttgcccctgctcctccctcctgccccgCCTCCTCTCAGCTCACCGGTTGGAGGTGCGGCGTCTCCTGCGAGGAGCGCTGGCTTCTCTTGGTCGTCGTCTGGACTctctggagaggaggagcaggaggaaggacagaTGGAGGAAGCAGAGATTAGGAGGAGCCTGTTTTCCTGGTGAGTTTTTGTCGATTGATCATCATTTAGAGAAAGCATTATTCTGGATCAGTTGTTGTAAATTAATCTGTTTTACCTTGAAACACCAACAACTAAACTTCGACTTCCTGTTTTGTCGTGTTtagcctccacctcctcctccacctccacctccacctctgcctcatcctcctcctcctccacagctcctcctctctcttgtttcagccaatcagaccagaggagggaggggggcagggacCATAAAGAagaggtgagggggaggaagaggaagaggaagatccGAGAAGATAAGGTACAAGAAGAGGAGCATCCTGGGAGGTTTGTCGGGCAGATGGCTGTTTCCttcagagaaggaggaggagttgaggAGGAGGCGCCGCTCACTCTGCACAACTTCAAccagagagggaagggaggagccGGCCAATTAGAGAAGACAGGCGGTCTCATTAGCAGACGGAACGGTTACAGGTGAGatagggcgagagagagagaggattatTACTTCACGATAATTTGCATCATGGTCAAACATGCCTATACATTTACTGAGCACAGATTTTTTATCGggttatatctatatatgtatatatatacacacacacaactgactATCTGTTAATATCTGATATTATCTGACAATAATAATCAGTTATGAAGATTcactttttattcttattattctctcagctcctcctccctgggATCAGCTCAgacctgcagccaatcagaagcctTCGCTGTCTCATCCAACCAATGGTGGTTCTCTGATTTTACCCCTCCCATCTCCAGTCTCAGTGCTTTGTGCCTGCggttcccctcctcctcctcctcctcctcccccccttcgTTTAGCACCGCCCCCATGTTGCAGCTGTCagtggttgccatggagactATGTTGGACTCATTGAGGGGCGGGGCATGTGGGGTTCCCCTGCGGCCTCTGAAGGACTGGACGGCCCCGCCCAGTCTGAGCGACGATCACTGGTTGGTTGaatttaaattaacatttatttatgttaaagcaggtttttacatttgaagagtaaaatgtaatctaattgtttttaatgttttaagaAGTTTGAAT from Scophthalmus maximus strain ysfricsl-2021 chromosome 20, ASM2237912v1, whole genome shotgun sequence encodes:
- the wu:fi75a02 gene encoding uncharacterized protein wu:fi75a02 isoform X2, whose amino-acid sequence is MSEMLSPPRTLNESDNGGRGLSAVTPPPALQLVEQTGVFSPRSSASSSPPPPCASSSFSAHHSLLSSPSSLTPPFPRLPPLLSTPSPPPCSPAPLPRLLHHHSSPPRPSELCPPLFSSSAQITPLLLSAPPPVSPLLPLYPVLPPSAPPLAPPPPSCPCSSLLPRLLSAHRLEVRRLLRGALASLGRRLDSLERRSRRKDRWRKQRLGGACFPASTSSSTSTSTSASSSSSSTAPPLSCFSQSDQRREGGRDHKEEVRGRKRKRKIREDKVQEEEHPGRFVGQMAVSFREGGGVEEEAPLTLHNFNQRGKGGAGQLEKTGGLISRRNGYSSSSLGSAQTCSQSEAFAVSSNQWWFSDFTPPISSLSALCLRFPSSSSSSSPPSFSTAPMLQLSVVAMETMLDSLRGGACGVPLRPLKDWTAPPSLSDDHCYVRTSPSLTFSTRRQQKQRANRSTRSLRLPWSRPLPLPTCSANGPSAPFPASQSAAGSEFLSTNGECGKRVSQIRIRRASPRETPLTPMGLPKVKRLKKKEFSLEEIYTNKNYRSPCSNRSLETIFEEPREKDGALLLIGQQRRRRLLLFPDFTQPRKRKRPQGAWLPGGMAPRKRAAARRHCHGDCSPDDDGDLDVMLVERLSALEDFLTQQGLDV
- the wu:fi75a02 gene encoding uncharacterized protein wu:fi75a02 isoform X1: MLQRLDSSGFTGATRSVTVGEPSTCRPEGFDGDERTHRTETRTVSLSLTVSEMLSPPRTLNESDNGGRGLSAVTPPPALQLVEQTGVFSPRSSASSSPPPPCASSSFSAHHSLLSSPSSLTPPFPRLPPLLSTPSPPPCSPAPLPRLLHHHSSPPRPSELCPPLFSSSAQITPLLLSAPPPVSPLLPLYPVLPPSAPPLAPPPPSCPCSSLLPRLLSAHRLEVRRLLRGALASLGRRLDSLERRSRRKDRWRKQRLGGACFPASTSSSTSTSTSASSSSSSTAPPLSCFSQSDQRREGGRDHKEEVRGRKRKRKIREDKVQEEEHPGRFVGQMAVSFREGGGVEEEAPLTLHNFNQRGKGGAGQLEKTGGLISRRNGYSSSSLGSAQTCSQSEAFAVSSNQWWFSDFTPPISSLSALCLRFPSSSSSSSPPSFSTAPMLQLSVVAMETMLDSLRGGACGVPLRPLKDWTAPPSLSDDHCYVRTSPSLTFSTRRQQKQRANRSTRSLRLPWSRPLPLPTCSANGPSAPFPASQSAAGSEFLSTNGECGKRVSQIRIRRASPRETPLTPMGLPKVKRLKKKEFSLEEIYTNKNYRSPCSNRSLETIFEEPREKDGALLLIGQQRRRRLLLFPDFTQPRKRKRPQGAWLPGGMAPRKRAAARRHCHGDCSPDDDGDLDVMLVERLSALEDFLTQQGLDV
- the wu:fi75a02 gene encoding uncharacterized protein wu:fi75a02 isoform X3, whose protein sequence is MLSPPRTLNESDNGGRGLSAVTPPPALQLVEQTGVFSPRSSASSSPPPPCASSSFSAHHSLLSSPSSLTPPFPRLPPLLSTPSPPPCSPAPLPRLLHHHSSPPRPSELCPPLFSSSAQITPLLLSAPPPVSPLLPLYPVLPPSAPPLAPPPPSCPCSSLLPRLLSAHRLEVRRLLRGALASLGRRLDSLERRSRRKDRWRKQRLGGACFPASTSSSTSTSTSASSSSSSTAPPLSCFSQSDQRREGGRDHKEEVRGRKRKRKIREDKVQEEEHPGRFVGQMAVSFREGGGVEEEAPLTLHNFNQRGKGGAGQLEKTGGLISRRNGYSSSSLGSAQTCSQSEAFAVSSNQWWFSDFTPPISSLSALCLRFPSSSSSSSPPSFSTAPMLQLSVVAMETMLDSLRGGACGVPLRPLKDWTAPPSLSDDHCYVRTSPSLTFSTRRQQKQRANRSTRSLRLPWSRPLPLPTCSANGPSAPFPASQSAAGSEFLSTNGECGKRVSQIRIRRASPRETPLTPMGLPKVKRLKKKEFSLEEIYTNKNYRSPCSNRSLETIFEEPREKDGALLLIGQQRRRRLLLFPDFTQPRKRKRPQGAWLPGGMAPRKRAAARRHCHGDCSPDDDGDLDVMLVERLSALEDFLTQQGLDV